TCCCACTTCTGACCAAGAACATCTCATTCATGTTATTTATTTATAACAGCTTAGCAGTGTATTAGATCCATATAAGATTATGTCAGCGTTTAGAGTATTGATTTTTCAGAGTAACTAAAATAATGATAGAGCAGCTTGGGAGGGAATGAATAGTGTCAATCCATCTAACTTCTCTATGTCACATTAGGTGGCTGAGAATTTTAAAAGAATGCGTCAGAGAGATATAAAATGTCTCCTGTCTTTTATTCAACATACTCCATACAGACAAATCCATGTAAACCTCACGTATTGTACACACAGAGCACAAGACAATCACTTAACAGCAATGAATAGCATTACTGGAGGTCAACTTAGATAGGCCATTGAATACATGTTTTTTAAAAAGAACAGAATTCATTCTTTTCAAGGCATCAttgtaaaaacaaatgataaaTGCCACTGGCAAAATACCAAGTCAATCGTAGGAACGGACAGGTTTTTCAACCAATGAGAAGCCAGTTTCATCCAGGAAGTGCTGTAGCCAGTAGAATCTCAGAGTGATAACGAAAAGGTTATAAGGTTCTCTCTCTCAAACCTCCTCTAAATAGTTGGCCTCCTGATGAAGCCATTTTCTTTTCAAATGCTGCCCTACTGTCCCCATCCTGTCGATGTGTCCGTTAGGCATTGAGACATAAGGCTTGAGGttaagtgagtgtgtgagagtgtgattgcagagaaggctgtgtgtgtgtgtgtcgatccTGTAGCCATATTCCCTGACATGGTATAATCTCTGTTCTAGGTCAGAAACAGAGGGAAAGATtgtctgtgtgtacagtatctgtgtgtctgtgtttccctGGAGCATTAACAGTGGTAGAGTtagtaaatcttttttttttttacctttatttaactaggcaagtcagcttattttcaatgacggcctaggaacagtgggttaactgccttgttcaggggtagaacgacagatttttaccatgttagctcggggattcaatcttgcaacctttcagttactagtccaacgctctaaccactaggctacctgctgccccggaAGTATCATGTTCCCATCTTGACTTCTTAGGATCCCTTGGTGCCCCTGATCATGGTCTCCATCATAGCCCACTGCTCCTTAGTGACCTgacacacaaaacacagaaaGTTAAAACTAGCACAACCTGACCCACATGTCCATAAACTAACATCTGTTCATAAAATGTGGCCGATTTCCGCAACCAGCAACAGTTCCAATCTTGTTACTGAATCAATAGCTAGTCGCATAACAGAACAGAGATTATGAACAAGGTAGCAATGCTATCAAATTATCATTCTATGTTCATATGATTCTTTAGTGTTAAAGTTCCAGTCCTGACAGTGGAACAGGGTTTGCTAAGTTAGTTCCAGCACATACCCTCCTCAGATCATTGAATTCTCCTGCCATGGAGACATACTCTCCACCGTCCATTCGAATGATCTGCAAATAGAAGAGAATGGGCACAACTAAAGAGAAGAACACGGTATATGTGGATGTTGAGTCATCATTTTTCCCTTAGCCATAGTCCATCCCTATACCTGCATCGCCTAATCCTAGTGCACTTTGAATGTCATTTACAGTGAAGGACTTACTGCAATCTGCTATTTCCAGATACCCATTCTGCAAGGTAGGCATTCAGCTAACATAGTGATTGGTCTCCACTGCCTGCTTAGCTTATCAAGACAGACACACATTCTCTTACCGCTCCAGACACCCAGCTGGCATAGTCACTGCACAGGTAGGCTGCCAGGTTGGCAATCTCTCCGGGCGTGCCCAGCCTGCCCACGGGTATCCTGCCGATCATGGCCTTCTCAAACATGCCCGTGGGATCGAGACGACTGAAGGCCCCCTACACAAAGAGAAGAGGTCACAAAACATAGCTAATTACACATTCACAAGCCAAGATAAGACCAGAAAGGGAAAGATaagactttattttttttatatcaacACAGTACATTTGTAAAGTTTCACACCAGAGTTGTGTTGGTTACCTTGGTTCTGATTGGTCCTGGCTGGATGACATTAAACCTCAAGCCATACCTCCCCCACTCCGCAGCCAGAGACCTGAGAAACAAACAGTAGTTTGTTTACATACGcacatacaatatacacacacaggaaAAAAGGAAGAAAAATACAAAGAACTACCACTGCTGCATGTAGTAATAAAGATGGCCTAGTGTAGGCTCAAGGAATCCGTTTAGACTTGGGCCTAGGAGTGAGGCACTACCTCCTAAATATTCTCATAGGTAGTCACTCATAATGGGGACTTCAGTCTAATATGATTGAAGGGTAACTAGCTGCACCTAAAAACAAAACACATCTCAACTATTCATACAGAAAAAGCTGGGGCGCCAAAAAGTAGATGCCAGGAGTGCTTTAGTCATTCCATGTCATTCTGGGAACATTATAGCGAGAGGCACTGAGGGTGGTGCTTGTTGAATTGATTAATTCCCTCTAGTTTCTTGAAACCCTCCGCACAAAAAAACTGTAATGAAAGAATAGGATCTAAAAATAGGCTAGCTCTCCCCTGAGATGCCTGGCGCAATAAATGAACATGAAATTTGGCTGCTGCTGCCTTCACAAAATAGAGGGGTCACTTTTTTGGTGTGAGCGATATCATATTTCATATAATAGTGCTCATTCACACAGAAAAAAAGACTGCATGAATGGGCCGACCAGCTATAGGTAACTCTCCACGTATGCCACTACACATGTCTGTGACTGACACACCCCCTTTAAACCACTCTTTCAACGTCACTGGACAACCAGGCATTTTTATGTATGacccctaagcatgatgggatgttaattgcttaattaactcaggaaccacacctgggTGGAACAACCTGCTTTCAATAGactgtatccctcatttactcaaatgtttcctttattttggattCAAGCGTAACCTTAAATGACATTCTAGCTAGTCTGGAACGCACACACACTGTtttacacaaagacacacacactgcgGTCACTTGTATAGGAAGTAAAACATATCAAGGTACAAAACGGACATGATTGTGAGAGACACGAATAGTTCCCCCATTTATCATTCCCAGTCCCCTGGGTTTATGGGGAAACCTTTCAGTGTCATTAACTCTTTCAATGGAATTGACAGGGAATAACATTGAGTGGGATCTTTCTTTCAGTAAAAGCCCTCAAGAAGGTGTATTCTTCATTTGATAAGAGCATCCCTGTCTTCACATGAAAGGTGTCAGTCCCATTCAGGATTTTATTGGGTTTTCACACACATTATTGGATTCACACTTGTGTGAACgatcaaggtacacacacacacacacacacacacacacacacacacacacacacacacacacacacacacacacacacacacacacacacacacacaacccatccGTCTTTATTATTGTCTAGATCCAACTGAACGGGGATCGGGAGACACACTTTAATGTTAATTAAATGTTCCTGGACCTTCGTTATGCTAATGACTGCTTCTCTTTAAAAATGTATTAGTGTTCATAAGGCGTTTGATAAGTGAGAGAGCCAAATCTTTTCAAATGAGGCCAGTGTGGATGTCTACGTGTGGTGGGTGCAATAGTGATGGGGTGAAGGGATGGTTTAGGACAGGGAAACAGGTCCTGATAGGTTTTATGGTAGTGCCTCCTTTGAAATACCTACGTGCACAGAGTTTCCACTCCTGACTTGGCAGCCGCGCTGGGAACCACAAATCCAGAGCCGGTCTCTGCGTAGATGGTGGTGATGGCCAGAAACGCAGCACCTACAAACACAATGTACATAAATACCACAAAgaaacaaaaactgtaatatatgtacagtatatgcccAGCAATATGTGTCATCATGTACGTCCCTATAATTTACAACTGATCCCAGTTCAGACCAATTCATCCATCTCTTCATTAGACTGTCATAGGCTGACTTGTTCCTCCAATGACCTGAGAGCAGCGGTTAGTCATTGTGCAGTTCTATAGGCTTTTATATCCAGCACACTAAAGCTCATAAAACATGGTGGCTGTTGTGGGCCAGATTACACTGCAATAGATTTAACGAGTCAGGGTTACTTATAGGTTGATAAAACAAACGACGCTACTACACATACATGGAACAGCAAGAAATCAGAGGGGTAGTGGAAGGAGATGCTAGCAGAATAAATCGTTTGTCTGTGAGACTATTTAATCAAAGCCTGGAGCCAAGCTGCCAGGTGAGAAAACAAAGCAACATTCTTGTACTGCAATAAAAGCACATTTAGATTTATGTAGCCGCTAGAACAGGGAAAGggaaaattattatttttggcTCGCAAATTGATTTTGACGAACAAAtcgatcaaataaaaaaaatgtgaggCCCTCCGTTGAATTTCAAAATCCCAATGTGGCACTCAAGACAGAAAGATTGCGCACCGCTGCAATAGAATAATCCTAATAGTGTGAAAGAAGAACAGACACCTGGGTATCAATTCAAATATGCTTTCTTGCACTGTTGGAAGAATAGCTGTTTTGGAAAAACATCAGTTCAGATTGAATAGTGCCCCTAGTGTGATGGCATGTTTTTGTCTTTGTACTTCAAGGTAATTGCTTAATTGTGATTTGCCTAATTGCAGTGTTGAGGGCAGATGGAAAATCCACAGTAATCAGAGAAGGGCTGGGATATTCACATGAATATTAAAGCTTATCCACGCACACAcgtgcacgcagacacacacatattataAATATGCCACAACATCGCATGAGAGGCTTCTCCTATCCTCCCCTTACATATAATTTCCTCTTtgaccagagacagcagagaaaggagagaaaaaaagaggatGAGAAGGAATGAGAGGGTGCATGCACGCAAAGCCAAGAGGAACCTAGGGCAAAAGGGCAGTGGACAAGGGGAGTGACGCTGGACTATGACCAACTGAATGGAAAAGTGCTCAAGCATTTCATATTGAGGCTCAATCACTGTCAGAATTACACACTTAAATAGAAAACAGAGATACATGGTACACATGCATCCACACCAATGTTCTGGGTTGATCCTCACTTGTTATACTACCAAGGATCAAATGTCCAGGAGTTATAGGCAAATTGTGAATCTTTACTGCCCCCTGGTGGCAGCactacacaatacaatacaacacaaataaatgggaaggggaaagctgatcctagatctgtgctccATCAGATAGCTCTGGTGTTTACCCTTCTCGGCCAGTATCAGCCTCTTGCCCAGTTCCAGGGTGACGAAGGCCGTGCCGTTCAGGACGATGTCTGTGATGGTCCTCCATGCGTTGGCAGACAGCTTCTCTGACGGGGAGATGAAGTTCCCTGCAGCGTTGTTGATCACCACCTAGAGGAacgagagaggaggatgatatttACCAAGCAATTGGAGTATTATTGGCCAGTACATCTAGAACAGCGAAGCATACCACTTTTCAGACAAAACGTCCTTGATCTGTACCTACGTACATCAGGGAGACCAGCAACCTCCACCAGTTGGTCCACAGCAGCTTCAATTGACTTGGGGTCTCTAACATCACACTGCACAGCATGGACCTGCAGATAGAGTCTTGAAGTATCAAACACAACTTAAAGCAGAGTTCATCCGAATTAATCTTTATCTGGAAGTCTTGGATAATGAATGCCTTCAATGTGGGTAACtgatcagtagtagtagtaccttaTTTCCTGTCTGAGCTGTAATTTCCTCTGCAGTCTTTTTCAAAACGTCCAGTTTTCTAGAaattacaacaaaaatgtgtcacCTCCTAATTTGTGAGTGCAAGGCAGCAGCAGTAGTGTTGGGATTTATAGCTCGACTGACTACCAAGTTTCCACTCACCTACTAGCGATGACACACTCTGCCCCTAGTGCTGACAGTGTTGTGGTCATGCCTTTTCCCAACCCCGTTCCTCCTCCTGTGATAAAGGCCACTTTGCCTTTGTAAGTCCCAGGGAGCAGCATTGATCCCTCATTTGCAGGAAAGAATTTAGCCTGGGGGGGTCCAGTCTCACTCAATGCCCTAGTCCCAGTGCTGAACAACTGTTTAAGGAGAGTAAATGGGATAACACAAAAAAAACTCATATTAATGAACTAGCTGAAAAAGGATGTTGCGAGTCACAgattttgatttattaggatccccattagccgacgccaatggtgacagctagtcttactgaggTCCCGACACATAaagaaaaagacattacagacaaaaaaagacttgaaaaaaaaaaaaacattaacaggtgcgtgtgcatctatcagttacacatacatgtcagtaaaTACACACAAGTACTGTTAGGTCACacagggagaggcgttgtgccatgaggtgCTGCTTTTTCTGGGGGGTTTTAGAACCAGGCTTGCTGTTCTCCTGCGCTATATAAGAACTTGTGCTATATTTGAACTTGTACATCTACAAGTAGCATAGAGGCCATTGAATTAAAAACTAGTTGTCTTTCCTGTCTAACAAATGTATTAGTAAGAGCAATTACTTATATTGATAAACACCACTGATGCACTGCACTCTACTCCTCCAACAGCGTGGGtgctcacattcccagtggagaGGGGACTGGGTGAAAGGTTGAGATGCTTACATGTCTGGCTGTGAGAACACACAGCAAGCTGCCTACACAGGTTTAGTATGTGCTTTTGCATGTACATCACAAAAGTGGTCATATCGTCAACTGTCCCTACACTTCTCAGCAATTTATCTGTAGCAGAACACTGGAACAAATGTAGCTAACTATGCCAGAAATATTGCAGAATGCACTCATGTCTGTCAACATCGGAAATGAAGTTTAAGCTGCTGCACAGCTTTCCCATAGAAGCACatctagctagccaactaacaACAACCTGCTGCTaaactagcagctagctagctaacttacacAACAAATAAGAGTTTTTAATAAGATTTGGTAGTTATTGCATTCATTTCGGTGGCAATGTTTACCCGTCTGTAGACAAGACTCTTCAACGGCAAGGTTAAATCAGTTTTAAATATTGATGACACCCGACACAGTAAAGTGGACGCCATGTtttcaaaatttgatttgacttttgCCCTGATTTCCGTAAATtaaagaaggggaggggttattGAATATAAAGTAGGTTGTTCCGTGATCTTAGTCAGACTGTCGTGGGTCATTTTACGTATTTTTAACACTTTTTCTTTCGAGGTCAGTACAATATCCCTCTTATTTTGCATTCACGTATTCAATTTGATGTTGTCGTCATTAAAGAAACCATTAAATATTTCATATTTCATATGATCACCCTATTTCCGCATGTCAATGGTAAGGTCCATGACATGATGAGGCTCTGTTACCGTAAACCTTGCATGACAGTTTTTTAACCAACGTTTACCTATCTTTTTAAAGTTGAACAATTATAAgtattgaaatatatatttttctctaaGAAATTCGATCACATGAGCAAATGTTATAATTAAATGGCGCTTGTTATGTGTATATTACTGTAGCTCAACCAACCATAATGCATGTGGTACGGTTAATGTGTAAACGAAGAGGCTAGCTCTTCCATatcaaaataaaatacataaattGGTTGCTGCAACGTTATTTCGATGGCGACAGTAGAACCCAAACTCATCCTTTTATTTAGTGGGAAACGCAAATCTGGAAAAGATTACGTGACGGATTTGATTCACAAAAAGTACTATTGACTGTTGGCACACCAACCTATCAAAACTATTGTCGCTGAATTGAATACTTATCAAATGTTATATTAGTTTAACAATGTGGTTCGTGTATAATTTCTATCAGACTAAGTCCAGATGTCTGCTGTATCTTGTCTTCTTAAACAGCAATAAGCACAGGTTGGTACTTGTGTACAGTTGTGCTACATCATCCTGGCCGATCCTCGGTGTGCAGGCTTGTGTTGCAGCTAATACAACACCTCATTTAGATAATAAAGGACCTTGCCTTGATGAGGTTAATCGATCAGACATTAAGTGCTGGGCAGGAACAGAAGCCTGCATGTCCAGCTGGTCTACAATACAAACTACGAGTGAATGGAGGAACACTACTACTGTCTCCTTATATTACCCACTATgcctatgtaacagtgtaggttccgtccctctcttcgccccaacccgggctcgaaccagggacccttgcacacatcaacaactgacaccccacgaagcatcgttacccatcgcgccacaaaagtcgCGGCCCCTgtaacgcaaggggcaaccctacttcaagtctcagagcgaatgacgtcaccgattgaaacgctatcagcgcgcaccaccgctaactaactagccatttcacatcggttacacctacaGGACCATGGATTGGATTTTGAGGAGCTTTTGGGAGCAGGTGAGTACAAGGAGAAGTACCATGCTGACATGATCCAGTGGGGTGAGAAGCAGAGGGAGAAGGACCCAGGGTTCTTCTGTCTTGTGGCCATCAAGGCAGCCCATCTGGGTAAGATAACAAAATTCTCAATTGATCCACTGTTATGGGGAGAAACACAAGCCAAGTCCCACCATGTCAAGCGCAAGTCTTTGAGTCAGGTCTTACTTGCTATTAGAAACTGACCATCTGCATATTCAGAGTTGGTGAACCTGACCAAAATACTTTTCCAGGCCCTGCCTGTTGAGCAGTTGAAGCATCATGTATTGTCCTCTACCATTATACCTTCTCTAATGTCTATTGTGCCCCAGATTGTGAGTGACACACGGCATCTGTCAGACCTGCAGTGGTTCTGGAGGGAGTATCCTAGTCAGTCTCGCCGTGTTCGGGTGGAGGCCTCAGaagagacacggagggagaggggctgggaGTTCACAACAGGTGTAATACCTACACTGATAGCATAATTAGTGGTATAATAATGTTCTTCACTTTTGGAGATATACAATACCTCTTCAATGACAATCAATTCAACACCACACCCTCTCTCTGCAGGAATAGATGATGCAGAGTCTGAATGTGGGCTCGACCAAGGAGTGGATTTTGATTGGATAATGAAAAATGAGGGCGATGGCTCACAACTGGAGGAGCAGCTTGCTACTGGGCTGCTCTCAATAGCCAAAGAAAAGCCGAAAGAGGACTGACGTAGAGGGGACATTACACAGCTGTAGGAACTTGCTGAAAGCTCTTGTTGGAAAGTGTAGTTGGGTATACATTACACTATTTTCTGTGAAAATCCTAAAACACCTTTGATACACTGAGGAGCAGCAGAAAGTGAGAATATGTAGTATTTATTTCTCTACAGTGTTCTGTACTATCAACTAAGTAGCAGGGCAAGAATACTAAAATCTGATCAAACACTGACCGATATGTGAATTTACATGGATcacacaggtaactgccaaaataaaataaacacgcAGGAAAATgaaggatacaaagtatattgaaagctggtgcttccacacaggtgtggttcgtgagttaattaagcaattaaaacaATGCTTAGGGTGATGTATAAAAATTATTTGGGCTACCATAGCTAGAAGAGATGTGACTGTCACATTCATCCAATAAAGTTCGACACTTGAATagatgccaaggtgcattgaagcttttCTGGTGGCACAATGCCTTAAGACACTTTGGggtttcctttattattttggcATTTTCCTGTACTTAGTGATGTCAGAGGCAAATTTCACCAAGACCCAATGTGCAGATGTTGACTTAATCTGTACTTGTGTAAAAGTGTCAAATTGTgccatttagtttttttttttaatagtctTCGATTGTACAGTAGTTAACTAGGCTACTTTAAAGTATAGTTTTAGTTGTAAATAGCTAGATGATTAACTGGAAACCTGGAACGTGCACATAAGCTGACCCATGGTAAAATTAGCACAATACTGCATTACACAACCATTCAACATAATTAAAATGTACTAGACACAGACATGATCAATGTTCTAATAGCATGGTAAGTGTTAGttcataaaacatttaaaagtagACATGAAGGGAGCAGCACCTAGATTGGAGTGGTGTCAAACTGAAGGTAGAAAGAAAATACTATAAAAATTGTAATGTCAATACAAATCATggttctttatttttttaaattgtgtcCATTTTTGTGTCATGATTATTACAATCAAAACATTACTGGTAACAATGTTTACACCCATAGCGTCGAGTGAAAAGTTCCAGTTAAACTTGATGCAATACTTtactttttatttctttattaattACAAGGTTTGCAGTTCACTTAATTtgcagggggaaaaaaatagttTAGTCTATACTGATAAGAAGTTTAGATAATACCCTTGTGTCCCTTCTCCCTATTCATTGGCCCCTATGCTTCCATTTTGGCAGTGGAATGCGTAGTGATTGGCTGATCACACCCCTCCCCTACATCATCTTATTGGAAAAAATAACAATTAGCTTAGAGGACTAAGGCTGCAATTGGCTAGAATATCTGCATCCAATTCTGTCTGAAGCTATACGACATTTATATCCCTTCAATGACCTAAGACTCACAATTCAATTTCCTGATCTTGGGGGGGGGTAAActggaaagaaaagaaaaaaatcaGTTTACAGTAACAATGGCCCTTTTTGGAAAATGACTCCAGATAAAAACACACAAATGTCATGCAACTAAACAAAACACTTCTCCCTTATAAGAAAAACATGTCAATCCCCCAGCCCATAATTGTAAATTATCACAAAATCCTTGACAAAAAGGTAGCAGTTGTGGACCCTCTGGGCATTGGCACAGTAGAAAAGCAGTGCTTGTGTAAGGATGTTCCAGCAGAAGgtgagtggttagagggggacaAGAGTTTGAGGCGATATGTTGGTAGGGCAAGTGGTTCCGATGGGGATAACAGAGGGAGAGTTAATGATCAAATGGTGGTCCCATTCCAAAAGGGAGACATAAGTAGGTAAGAGTTATTACCCTCGCCACCTTCATGTGTCCCAGTGGACACCAAATATCCCCTTAACAAGGGTTGCTATCAGAACAGGAGAGAAGCGCCTCATTGTATTTAAACGCTTACGGCTAAACAGCTAGCAGCCAAAGAAAGATCATAGGAATGGCCTCAAACACAAATCACACACCTAAGCTGGAATGTGAATATTAGAAACCTGTGAAACACTTAAGATGTGGGTGCTTGAGTAAATGTTGCCCTTTTAAGACTAAAAAGAATGCTATGAAGAGGctacaaaaaaaaaagagaaaaaaaggggATGCTCATCAGGAGAGCATCCGCAGATACTGGGGTGGAATGTGAGAGAGGCGGTCAGCCATTTGGTCTACTGGGGAGAAACGTTTGGCTAGGTGTGGACTGAAGAAAGTGTTACCTTCACCAAAAACAATtaacaacccccccaccccctgctAAACAGTCAGCCAGCACAGACAGAAACAGGGCCAGAGGTGAGGGGGTGGAGCAGtaagaggtggtggtggaggggccaTGCCTCAGCTCCAGTAGCCGCTCAGAAGCTGTTAAGGTCCTCCAGGGTCTTGTCCAGGGTGGCGTGAATGTTGACATTCTCCTCCTTGGCGTTGGCTAGTGCATCTGTAAATCACACAAAGAATGAAGGTAAGATAAGGATCCTCCTGGTGGTGAGATGAGGACGTAGGAGGCAAGACATTGAGATGTTAAAGTGGTGTTTGAGTTTTGTAAGAGGTCTACTATACTATAGTGGAGCAACGCCAAGGGCTAAACCATGTCAAGCCACATGACAAAACCTCCTGATAGCATCAAATCAGTACATGACTACTTTGAAAACAATAAATCACATGCATAAAAACTGTCAAGGATAAACAAGGAATGAGTGTCAGCTACAGCTGAAGATGTAGGACATGCATTTCTGCAACTCCACAAGACGGTATAGCACCTGGTCAAATATTGAAGTTGGAGATCCCCCTTAATACCAGGGGTCAACAGATATCAGAAAGTGCTTCCTGGTAATTCTAGCAGTACCTCAAAAGGGGAACTTAGACCAAACCATAACATTTTAATACAACTTCTCTATATAGTGACAGAAACAAATATGTAAGCCTTAATCTGTAGAACAAAACCCGGGGTGACTAAGTTAGAATTCTATGACATAGCTTCATAATTCACAAGGTCTCCATAGAGTAAAGAGAGCCATGTTGTATACTATACATTGTGGAGGTTTGGTATCACCAGATAATTCCCTATTTAACTACAGTATAAGTCACCTTGAAACAAACACAGCCCGTGCTACTGTATGGCCTGATTTCTGACAGCGAGAAGGTGGCAGACATTTGTAGCATGACGAGATCACTCAGAACATTTAATAAAACAAGTCTGACTTGTCAGCTACACTTTCCTAGCAGCCTTTAGCAGACACCCTTATCCAGAGACACttcagcacatttcagacatggaatgcaacgcaatgtcctttacagaataaaatatataataaaagttgaaatatttATGACAGAAAACATAagctaaaaatttttttaaattacaactaaaaagcaccctaaggaaaagtTAAGCTAAAAATGTGTTAAGATATATTAGATACGTTTCAGcacccctcaggttctctggcaggctattccaaaggctgggggcataataactaaaggctgcctctccatgcatcttggtcctaggctttgggatagttaaaaggccagaggacctgagggacctactgggtacattaCTTAAAAGCacgtctgacatgtattggggtgcacgATCACAGATTGATTTGCAAACCCAATAGAAATCTGAAAATGTATTCTAAAACTCACTGGCAGCCAGTGCAAAGGCCTTAAAACCAGGGTAATGTGCgctctgtctggtcttggtcagtacccgtccTGCAGCAATCtgtgttttgcagttgaccaatggctttcttgggtagaccagacaggaaagCAATACAGTAGTCAGGCCTGTCAACTTAAGGTAGTGAAGTACAACAACCACATGTCAGTCAGTAAAAACTTTCCTTAAA
The sequence above is drawn from the Salmo salar chromosome ssa05, Ssal_v3.1, whole genome shotgun sequence genome and encodes:
- the decr1 gene encoding 2,4-dienoyl-CoA reductase [(3E)-enoyl-CoA-producing], mitochondrial encodes the protein MASTLLCRVSSIFKTDLTLPLKSLVYRRLFSTGTRALSETGPPQAKFFPANEGSMLLPGTYKGKVAFITGGGTGLGKGMTTTLSALGAECVIASRKLDVLKKTAEEITAQTGNKVHAVQCDVRDPKSIEAAVDQLVEVAGLPDVVINNAAGNFISPSEKLSANAWRTITDIVLNGTAFVTLELGKRLILAEKGAAFLAITTIYAETGSGFVVPSAAAKSGVETLCTSLAAEWGRYGLRFNVIQPGPIRTKGAFSRLDPTGMFEKAMIGRIPVGRLGTPGEIANLAAYLCSDYASWVSGAIIRMDGGEYVSMAGEFNDLRRVTKEQWAMMETMIRGTKGS